A single genomic interval of Eleutherodactylus coqui strain aEleCoq1 chromosome 3, aEleCoq1.hap1, whole genome shotgun sequence harbors:
- the GLYCTK gene encoding glycerate kinase: MARLLRVRIRRIFSCQSHRPIGNMATLQDDAQRIFLRAVSAVLPPRMLRKALTVRDTAGFSVLECGGKTFSLKKNLYLVGFGKAVLGMAAAVEQIVGNHLVEGVISIPQGMEESLKLAGKSDMLLSPESRIRVMEGAANNLPDEASMRAAAEIQRLAEKLEEKHLLLVLISGGGSALLPAPVPPLTLQDKQAITKLLALKGATIQELNTIRRGLSQLKGGGLSRAAYPAQVVSLILSDVIRDDLEVIASGPTVCSAYRAEDCLQILSKYGVRGSVPSDVEDILLSRPRVEPSQNPDHVHNFLIGSNLIALREAEQESQKLGYMTSLLSAAISGDVKVVSHFFALLAELICSYLMSNPQSQELEEKILTLVSSMDIPDLNVADRLQEMKEARGADAICVLCGGETTVQVQGKGKGGRNQELALRVAAEWHQSLAGMQGCEVMFLSGGTDGQDGPTQAAGAVSYPQLVAQTQQCGLDVEAFLTASDSYSFFSQFQNGKRLLVTGLTGTNVMDVQILLVRRQKGQ, from the exons ATGGCCAGACTATTACGAGTCCGTATAAGACGCATCTTCTCCTGCCAATCACACAGGCCTATTGGGAACATGGCGACCCTACAGGATGATGCCCAACGTATATTTTTGAGGGCTGTGTCAGCTGTATTACCACCCCGCATGTTACGGAAAGCTCTGACTGTCAGGGATACCGCCGGCTTCTCTGTCCTGGAGTGCGGTGGGAAGACATTttccctgaagaagaacctctacCTGGTGGGGTTTGGAAAGGCCGTTCTGGGAATGGCGGCTGCAGTGGAACAGATTGTTGGAAACCATTTGGTAGAGGGAGTGATCAGCATCCCCCAAGGCATGGAGGAGAGCCTCAAGCTTGCTGGAAAGAG CGACATGCTGCTGAGTCCGGAGTCCAGGATCCGTGTGATGGAGGGAGCTGCAAACAACCTGCCAGATGAGGCGTCCATGAGGGCGGCAGCAGAAATTCAGAGACTGGCGGAAAAGCTGGAGGAGAAGCATTTACTGCTTGTGCTGATCTCAG GTGGCGGCTCAGCCCTTCTGCCAGCGCCCGTGCCTCCCCTTACACTGCAGGATAAGCAGGCAATAACCAAGCTGCTAGCTCTTAAAGGGGCAACTATACAGGAACTGAACACAATCCGCAGAGGCCTGTCACAGCTGAAGGGCGGAGGCCTGTCCAGGGCAGCTTACCCAGCGCAG GTGGTCAGTCTGATCCTGTCCGACGTCATCAGAGATGACCTAGAGGTTATCGCCAGCGGCCCCACCGTCTGCAGCGCTTACAGAGCAGAAGACTGTCTGCAGATACTGAGTAAATACGGTGTGAGGGGATCTGTACCATCTGACGTAGAGGACATCTTGCTCTCTAGACCGCGGGTGGAGCCATCGCAGAATCCTGACCATGTTCACAACTTTCTCATTGGCTCCAACCTCATCGCCCTCCGCGAGGCCGAGCAGGAGTCCCAGAAGTTGGGGTACATGACCTCACTCCTCTCTGCTGCCATCAGTGGCGATGTTAAGGTGGTCTCCCACTTTTTTGCCCTTTTGGCTGAGCTGATCTGCTCCTATCTCATGTCGAACCCTCAGAGCCAGGAGCTAGAAGAGAAGATCCTGACCCTGGTCTCCTCAATGGACATTCCTGACCTCAACGTTGCTGACCGTCTCCAGGAAATGAAGGAGGCCAGGGGTGCAGATGCCATCTGTGTGCTTTGCGGAGGGGAAACCACAGTTCAAGTGCAGGGGAAAGGCAAAGGAGGAAGAAACCAGGAGCTGGCATTGCGGGTGGCTGCAGAGTGGCATCAGTCCCTGGCTGGCATGCAGGGCTGTGAGGTCATGTTCCTCAGTGGGGGCACAGATGGACAGGACGGCCCCACACAAGCTGCTGGCGCTGTCTCCTACCCCCAGCTGGTGGCTCAGACACAGCAGTGTGGTCTAGATGTGGAGGCCTTCCTTACCGCCAGTGACTCCTACAGCTTCTTCAGTCAGTTTCAAAACGGCAAACGTCTCCTGGTGACTGGATTAACCGGGACCAATGTGATGGACGTGCAGATCCTGTTGGTCCGAAGGCAAAAGGGTCAATAA